A region of the Neochlamydia sp. AcF84 genome:
TTATTTGCCGAGGGTCCAACCATTGGTTCATCAAAGGAAATATTCTTAAGCTTATCCATACGGAGGTTACCTGGAAAGAACTTAAGCAGATTTATTACGAACCTCTTGAGTTTTCTTTAAGCTACTTACTTGAAAGCAGAAGAGCAGCAGATGCAGATGTAGAATCTCTTGCGCGGATTGTCTATACAGACAGTAAACAGGAACAGGATCAGCAGGCTCAGCAACCGTTGCCTCTGCTGATCCTTAAAGATCGCTCTGGGGCTTTTGCAGACCTGTGGATGGATTATGGTGAGGATAAGCAATGGCCCTTTCATGATAAAAATATTAACGCTCACAAGCGCGACGTTGGGGCTGAAAAGAATTGGGAGAAAGATCTTTTAGAGACAGGGTTTATCCAAAAATTAGTCGGCCACTCTCACTACTATTGCCCTCTTGATCAAGTAGCTAAGTCATTAACATTTTTATTAGAGATTGGATGGCATATTAAAGATTACCAGAGAAAAAAAGTTTATCTTTTGACTCACAGCCATTTAGATATTTCTATGAAGGGAAAAGAGATCATCACGCGCGGAACCTTTCATTTTGATACTTACCAAGCTCCTCTTCAAGAAGTAGCAGGAGCTTTTAATAAAAGTGAGCGTTTTGTTCAAATTGGCGAAGAAGCTATAGGCTTACTTCCCGAAAAATGGGAACTTGAAGGAGTTCCTACTCTTTTTAAAGAAGGGGAAATTGTTACGGAAGGTATAAAGCTAAAAAAACATCAAGTAGGAGTTTTAGAGAACTTCTTTCAAGCTTCCTCTCATCTTTCTTTAGATGCAGCGACAAGCAAATTAAAAACTGAGCTGCAAACCTTGGCTGAACTTCCTTCTATAGATCCTAGCCCTTTATTTCAAGGTTCCTTACGTCCTTATCAGCAACAAGGCCTCAACTGGTTAAACTTTTTAAAGCATTATGGCTTTAATGGAATTTTATCCGACGATATGGGCCTAGGCAAAACCGTGCAGGTTTTAGCTTTTTTGTCTCAGTTAGAGCATTTTAAGCCTGTATTGATTGTCATGCCTACCTCCTTGATATTTAATTGGCAACGAGAGATCGAGCGTTTTCTCCCCCACAAAAAGATTATCTTACATCATGGCCCATTAAGAGCACTGACAGAAGAGGATTTAGCTAGTGATACTATTATTTTAACATCCTATGCTACGATGCGCCTTGACCTAGCATTATTAGCTCCTATTGAATTTGCTGCCCTTATCTTAGATGAAGCTCAAGCGATTAAAAACTCCCTTACTCAAGTAGCAAAGGCAGCTTATCAATTACAAGGAGACTTTCGCCTACTCTTAACCGGCACGCCTATCGAAAATCATTTAGGAGAAATATGGTCCCACTTTCATTTCCTCATGCCCGAACTTTTAGGCGAGGAGAAAGACTTTTGTGCTGGTTTAAAAGCAAGCCAATCAGATAGCCGCTACTTACAAAACATCAAGAAAAAAATTCATCCTTTTGTATTACGCCGAAAGAAAGCAGAAGTAGCCAAAGATCTTCCCGCCTGTATTGAACAAACCGTATGGGTAGAGATGACTCCCTCTCAAAGAAAAATTTATGATAGCTATTTAGCAGGAATTAAAAGCCATTTGTTTACCAAAATAAATATGGAGGGATTGTCAAAGCATCGCTTGGAGGTATTTGAAGCTATTTTAAGATTAAGGCAAATCTGCTGTCATCCTCTTTTAATTTCCTCTCAATTAAATGAAGATGAACAGCTAGAATGCACGAGCGGAAAAATGGAGGCTTTTTTGCAGGATGTGAGCAACGCGCTGGCAGAAAAAGATAAAGTATTGATTTACAGCCAATTTACTTCCATGCTGCATCTTATGGCTCGTGAATTTAAAGCAAGGCAGTGGAGCTTTGTTTATTTAGATGGCCTTACTAAAGATCGTGAAAAGGTTGTTAACCAGTTTCAAGAGAATGCCGATATTCCTTTATTTCTTATTAGTTTAAAAGCAGGGGGAACGGGTTTAAATCTAACCCGAGCCGATCATGTCATGATTTTTGATCCGTGGTGGAACGAAGCTGCTGAAAAGCAGGCCATTAACCGAGCTCATCGCATTGGAAGAAACACGCCTGTATTTGCTAAGCGGTATGTGACTATAGAAACTATCGAGGAAAAAATCATGCGCTTAAAAGAGCAAAAAAAGTCAATGATAGAGACTCTTTTTGAAGAAGAAGGATCCTTTGCTCAATTAACCTTACAGGATTTAACTTATCTATTAAATTAAGTAAGGTACTTACTTTGTAACGTTTTCCCTGTGCTGACGCTAGCAAAGCCCTTCTTTACTCCCTAGAATAAGAAAAAGCATTAGCCTTTTTTTTATTTCCTTTTTTTAAAAGCTAAAGTAGCCACCCTCTCTCCTTTAGGTGAATTAATAGGCTCTTTAAGGAGCTAAGCAGGCAAAAAAAGTAGGGAAGTCTATGCATACCTTTAACTTAGGATTCAATTAGGGGCTTAAAGGAGCCTTATCTCCTTTTTCTTTTCCTATGGATTGACCCCTGGATGTAAATCATTTTAAGCCCTTATTTGCTCTTCCCCAGTGAATGAATACCTTTAATGGCATGGCACCGGTTTATAGGCTTTCTTCCCCTTCTTCTCCAACATGCCCGCTTTGATAGATCTCTTGAGCGGTTAGCTTAACCGTCTCCAATCCTCCTTCAAAACCTACTAGACGCATCAGACGATCGACTTCATAAAGTTCTGAATACATTTGATCATTTACGGATTCTAATACGGCAATCTTTTTAATTAATTCTGCTTTAGTCATAACTACCTCCCTCATTAAAGATGTGATATACTTTCCTTAATGCAAAAGGCATGCCATTCGTTTAAAAAGAGAAAAATTTTATTTATCTCTTTCACTTTTAAAGCATTATAAAAATAGCCAGCCAATTTAAAGTCCCTTATTTAAAAAAAGCATTCGTCTTTTTAGCCAATTTCCCCTTTTTAGGGGG
Encoded here:
- a CDS encoding DEAD/DEAH box helicase: MPEIAYSIDKAAAEKEGLLAVALVEVRHEGFNTVLHSFNSPVTTTRWSQWATLKDKDPQRILSLRDAKLVDGYLKIPYTQSIQALKLLAASGKLFYNGKKLICDFFTPVEFYYRIHDQRAHGMLKYLDQEFNLSACDFICRGSNHWFIKGNILKLIHTEVTWKELKQIYYEPLEFSLSYLLESRRAADADVESLARIVYTDSKQEQDQQAQQPLPLLILKDRSGAFADLWMDYGEDKQWPFHDKNINAHKRDVGAEKNWEKDLLETGFIQKLVGHSHYYCPLDQVAKSLTFLLEIGWHIKDYQRKKVYLLTHSHLDISMKGKEIITRGTFHFDTYQAPLQEVAGAFNKSERFVQIGEEAIGLLPEKWELEGVPTLFKEGEIVTEGIKLKKHQVGVLENFFQASSHLSLDAATSKLKTELQTLAELPSIDPSPLFQGSLRPYQQQGLNWLNFLKHYGFNGILSDDMGLGKTVQVLAFLSQLEHFKPVLIVMPTSLIFNWQREIERFLPHKKIILHHGPLRALTEEDLASDTIILTSYATMRLDLALLAPIEFAALILDEAQAIKNSLTQVAKAAYQLQGDFRLLLTGTPIENHLGEIWSHFHFLMPELLGEEKDFCAGLKASQSDSRYLQNIKKKIHPFVLRRKKAEVAKDLPACIEQTVWVEMTPSQRKIYDSYLAGIKSHLFTKINMEGLSKHRLEVFEAILRLRQICCHPLLISSQLNEDEQLECTSGKMEAFLQDVSNALAEKDKVLIYSQFTSMLHLMAREFKARQWSFVYLDGLTKDREKVVNQFQENADIPLFLISLKAGGTGLNLTRADHVMIFDPWWNEAAEKQAINRAHRIGRNTPVFAKRYVTIETIEEKIMRLKEQKKSMIETLFEEEGSFAQLTLQDLTYLLN